AACAGGAACGTTcattcattgctgatgggaatgcaaaatggtacagctgttCCTGTTACTCTCCTGCAAGTCTCAGACGCTTTGAGCTCGACAGCGGTTAGAGGAGGGGTTGTTTCCAGGCCTCAGACTGTGTACAGGAACAGGAAATGATTTTGGAGGACACAATATTCTGGTTAACTCTACAGGGgtatcagggaaaaaaaacaggGTTTTGAGAACAAGACACCATCCGTCAGAAGGGCTTTTTACCCTTGGATGACAGGTAAGAGATCAACATTGAGTCAAGATTGCACTTCCTTGGATGTCACTGCCCCATtaactccttcccttccttctgaaATGGTGAGGGCTATGAGTGGTGAGGATGGTGGCCAGATGGAGACCCAGCAGGCTGTTTCAGAGAGCTGAAGGGGAAGAAAGCATAATAAATAGTCAGCCGGGAGCCCTGATTCTTAAATCTTATTCCCCAAATGCACGGACAAGAATTTGATTCCTTCCTGGAGCTCTCATAATCAAAGGACATTGCTGTATCTGACATAGGAACCATAAATCCTCAATTTCCTCCctgcatcttctccaacacaACTTAAGACAATCATTTCCTGACATTTGTGTTAATACCTGCTCTCTCAAATGGGACCGATGGTCACTGTTCCTCACCATCCTGGCAAGTAGCATAGATGAGATCCTGTAAAATACACTTGGAAGAAGAAAGATGTTATACGGGGTCGATCCTTCACCATAGCCTGGTACCAGTGCCCTCTGTAAAACTGAAGCGCCACTACCCAATCCCGTTTGCAAAGTACTCCGCCATGGCAGATGCTGGAAGCTATTGAGATCGTTCTCACTGAAACATTTGGATCTCCTAACAGCTACAGAAGATGCCAAACACAATTGCTCACGTTTACCTTGGAGAAGTGAATTCTTCTGTTGGGCCCTTGCAAAGGAGAATTCTCCAAGTCATCTCCTAGGAGGATGGACAGGTCTAGTCTACTATCTGGTCTAGTCTAATAGGTCTATTCTACTGTCTGCAATGGTAGCCATGGGCTCTGAAGCATTAGCTTCCAAAGCTATGTCATAATGAGATGCCTGTCCCACTAACCAAGAAGCTGTGCGGGGGGAAAAGGATAGTAAATTGTGAGTCGCATGTCGTGGGAACTAGTTTTGTCCTACCAAATCAGTTATTCTCCCAGGTTTCAATAGTGGTGAAAGGATGAACTATGTTCATGTTCCCCACACTGATGTTCCGAAAACAATCTTGAGTTGTTCAATGAGAATGTTGCCCAGAAAGTGCCCACCACTGGGGTGTCCATAGTCAAACAGAGCCCGTATTCTGCCTGCTTACCCTCTTCCACTTTGACTACCCTCGACCACGAGTTTTACGTACACATTGAAGCATAAATGCTCTGAGAAATCTTCTTCTAACAAAACATTCACTTTATTCTAACCCATCATCCCCAAATTTACTTGAAGAATACTTTTTTCATGTAGTATCTCTGCACAACTCAGTGTTTTCTGAGTCCCAGTTTGGGACATACTGACAGTCTTAGATTTCTAAGGTCCTATCCAGATCCTTCTATCCATGTCCTCCATAGCAGGAGAGGCTCGAGTACTTGCAAGACCACCAGGTCTATGTGAGCATGCAGGCCCTGAAGACTCAAGGCTGCACAagacacagcccctgccctcctcATGCTTACATTTTAATgggggaagacagacaaaaacaagtaaacaaaccaAACAACTCTTAAGTGCTAATGCATGTTCTGATGGAAACATACACAGTGCTCGGACTGACAACTGCAGATATGACTGGCACATGGGTAAAAGGAAGAGGGAATCTTGTGcaagtttgcattttaaaatctggGAGTTTTGGAGAGACCATAAAACTGAGTACCGCAAAGTGCCCCTTCACTGAAAGAATAAGACTGGCAATAGAAGCTTCTCCTTTAAGGACGATAAATAGCTTTAACGAGGGCTAATGCTCCCCCACCATACCTAAAGgatgaaggaaatatttttaaaaacctatttctaACTCTCATCCATAAAAAATTGCTCCCTAAGCtactaattttaaagaaaactttactAAACACATTTTACTTGAACTCTTACTAATGTTAATgatctttcactttttttcttctaatgccCTGACACTGTTAAGTTGTTCATAAAGGTGGTGGAAAAATACTTAGTgtaataattatatcaaaaacctactatttgttctaaaaaaattcaacagtatGCTTTCTGCTGGTTCCTGGCTACGCAGACATTCCCGATGGAAGCTTCTCACTCAACTGTAACGTCTTGCTCCTGCTTTCCTGGATGACCTTCCTCTAGTCCAAGAGGGCAATCCCCTTCCTCTCTACATCAATCAGGACAAATCTGCTTCTGCCCTATGTCCTGTGTTTTCTGAGGCCAACTCACAGAAGGTGCGAGGAGGTAGTCACCACACGATTGCTAAGTCTACTACACTCACAACAGGAATGAGAGGTAACCCCTTCCCTCTCTGGAGCCCACTATCACCAGAAACACATCTTTATGCACaaaagcagcagagcacaaaggaacagagagcaagggaaggggaACAAAGCCAGAGAGCGGCGGATGGTTGCTTTGTCCACCTGAAAAAATGAGCAAGCGGGACGTCTCAGGTAAAAAATCAGTCCTCCTTTCCTATCACCTCATCTTGTAGGCTCCTCAGTGTGCCTATCAGTGTTACATGAGCTCAGTGCAGCATCTACAGGAAGGCAGACCCCTTCTGAGGGCCAAAGTCCACATAGACTGACCCAGGAAAGGTACCAGAGCTCTAGTAGAACAGCTGTCtcaaatgggagaaggtatttgcaaacaacatatcagataaagggctagtatccaaaatctatatcaacacccaaagaacaaataatccaatcaagaaatgggcagaggacacgaacagacatttctgcaaagacatccagatggccaacaaacacatggaaAAGAGTTCcacgtcacttggcatcagggaaatacaaatcaaaaccacaatgagatactacctcacaccagtcagaatggctaaaattaacaagtcaggaaaagacaaatgtttgcaaggatgtggagaaaggggaaccctcctacactgttggtgggaatgcaagctggtgcaaccaccctggaaaacagcatggaagttcctcaaaaagttgaatataGAGCTATCCTGCAACCCggcaatcacactattgggtatttaccctaaagatacaaacgtagtgacccaaaggggcatgtacatctgaatgtttatagcagcatgtccacaatagccaaactatggagagagcctagatgtccatcaacaaatgaatggataaagatgtggtatactaCACctacacctacacacacacacacacacacacacacacaaatggaatactatgcagccatcaaaagaaatgaaatcttaccatttgcaacaacatggatggaactggagggtattatgttgagcaaaataagtcaatcagagaaagataaattatcatgacctccctgatatgaggaatttgagagtcaacATGGAGTGtctgggaggtagggaaggaaaaaatgaaacaagatgggatcgggagggagacaaaccataagagattcttaatctcacaaaacaaactgagggttgctggtgggaagggggagggagagggtggttgggttatgcacattagggagggtatatgctatgagAGTGCTGTAAAAtgagcctgatgattcacagacctgtacccctgaggctaataatacattatatgttaattaaaaaaaaaaaaaaacccagctgtcTCGATGTAGACTGGCCAGGTCACGCTGCGGAAACACACAACACCAACATCTCCGTAGTTCAATAtaagtttatttctcattccTGTAAAGTCCATCACAGGTCTGGGGGACTCTCCACATGGGGGGCTCAGCACTCCAGACTATTCTGACTTTGCAGCCCATTTCTGTAGAAAGGACACTATCGAGTTTTGCACCAACAAAGAAAGGCTTCAGCCCAGAAGTGGGGCTTCCCACAACCCATCACCCACaaccatctcatgaccctaactGCAAGAGGCAGCAAACTATCGCCACTCTTCTCCACACTCTTCACGAGAATACAAGTCCTGCGAGCGCATGTCTTTGGCTCTTTTTGTCCACTACTGCATTCCCAGTCTAGACCAAACAGTGCCTGGGCACGTAAGAGGCTCCCCTGAGACGGAACGAATGTAGCACCAGGAAGATGTCTGCACGTGGCCTGGATGAGACAGGGTACCCAAAGCCTGAGGACGAGGCCATGGGTAACAACTATGCAGACGAGAGCTTCAGAGCTGGCTGTGCCTAAGGAAGACTTGGCGTAGTTCATCTTGggcaagaaaacaaaatcctGCCGAGAGCACCGGACCCACAGCTCAGGCGACTTACACTGTAATGTATTGAAGCCAAGGACCAAACCAATGGAGCATTATCACCACCAGCCATGCTCGACTCCTAAGGAGCTGAAAACAGCCATAAACACAAGTGCTTCCCCCCTGCGGTCAGTCTGCCCAGCATATCACTGGGGAGCAGGGGAAAGGGAACCCAATGCGTGTTTCGGGAACCAATCAAGCCATAAGAACGTTTCAGAACTCAGTAGACACAGCACAATGTcatccagcccagccctgcagggAGAACGTGCACATCCTGCTCATCCTGCCTTCGGGCCTCCCTGACGCAGCTGACAGCCAGCGGACCCAGAGCAACAGGGTCTTGAACAAGTTCCTGCATCAGAGCCTTAATTTCATTGTTTGTGAGGTGTTCGGGAGCTCATTTAACCCCCTTCCTGACACCACCTAAAAGCTCTACCAGGAGCACATGGGAGTCACTGCTGTAGACAGTAAGAAGATCCACAGCCCACAGAGGGGTTCAGCCATCTACCGTTCACCCCCCAAGGCTGTTTTTAAATGCTGTGTACAAAACAGACACAGGGAGACCCCGCCGGTTTCCACACCAGTTTACAGTGTAAGAAAACCAACGTGAATGCAGATTCACCCGTCCTTGTCCACCACTCAGCACCAATTCCCAAAACTTTCCTTCTGGGAACCCAACCTTCTGCCACGCCCACTGAACCACAACCTGCGTGCAGCACATACTCGTTTTGAAACAACCCTCTTTGTTCTTCTAAACAAAAACCGAATTAAAAAGCCAATGAACAAAAACCTGATTTGACTGAACTTCCATAAATTTCCGTTTAGACCCCAGGTGCTAATATTTATGGTTGACATTGTGAGGGGGAAAAATGTCTAGATTCTTTTATTACAATCTTCtttacatataatatgtaatcCATGGCTAAAAATTCCAACCCGTTTGCATATGATCTTAGCATTTTCCTTTATCAAACACCACCAGTCAGAGGTGTAAGTCAGTGCACTATTACTTCTTCTGCAAGATTCCCTAGTGGTGAAGTAAATAGTATTTCATCATAATAAAAATGGCCCTAAAAGGATTCAAGAACTAAAATGTTCAAGAAGGAACTCAAATGATATCCAATGTGGGGAACAGTGTCCAATgacaaaggagaggaagaaaatccAATTTGGTTCTTGGAAAACTTGATAACAGAACTTTTTTGCCCCATAGGACTCTTGAAATTGGTAAGCTTAATAACATGAAGGCAATGGTATCCAATTAAACATGCAGgttattctttcttgttttggaaGCCCATGCTACAAATGTTTCCATCATGTGTTTAACGTGGCTGGAAGATCAATGTAAAACCAACAAACGATGATCACAGAAGACTGATTAATTCATGAGTATATTTGCTATTTGAAGCTGAATTTGCTAATTGCCAGAACAATCATGAAATAGTACATTCTGTACTCAGAATGTTCCCTGTACACCTTGTTAGGAATTCCCTGATTTATTAGTAAAAATGTAATTAGTACAACTAACATGTCCCCTGCAGAGTCTACCTTGATTCATTTCTGAGAAACATGTTTTTATCACCAAACTTTCCAATGATGAATTATTCATgctttttaactttatatttttcataaaccTCAGGGCTAAGCTCTACTTGGAAAATTTCTTCAGACTAAGGATGCTGGATAGGCTTCCTTCTGTTCAGTGGTAGTATTTCTGGTACGCAAGAAGGCTGGAATTCCTGCTAAACTTTCTCATGCTTATGCTACATATGGGTTCTCCGGTGTTTACTAAGGTGGGAATTCTGACTGAATTTCTTTCCACATACATAACACATaaaaggtttctctccagtgtgagttcTTTGATGTGTACGGAGATTTGAATTTTGACTGAAGCTTTTCCCACACCAAGAGCATTTATATGGTTTTATTCCTTGGTGTATTGTTATGTGTTTGTTAAGATCTGATTTCCCTCTAAAGCTCTTACCACAATGTTGACATTTATACGGCTTCACTTCGGTGTGAATTTTTTTGTGTTTAGTAAGATCAGAGGTAAGTCTGAAGTTTTTCCTACACTCCTGGCATGTAAAAGGCTTCTCTACTGCGCGAGCTTTCTTGTGAAGATCCATgagtctctgcagctcttcttcccaaaTTGAAAGCTCCTTTGTTTGATTAACCGGAAACTCTCGATGCCACTTCCCCATCCTATGTGCATCACCATGATTTTCTTTCCCTGTTGTTTTCTGGGGAACTTTCACTCGGGTCTTTTTTGATACTGTGTCTCCTGGCACTTGTATTTCTAAGTCAGAAAGATACACAGGCTGATGGTTTTCAGTGTCAGATTTGACCTTTGACCCTGTGGGAATAAACATAACAATCAGCCAACTGTATGGCAAAGTGAAACTAtaggaatggagagaaaaatctAATAGTTACTGACTTACAAAGTACAGAtaagcagaattttaaattttaaatattaaatcctGCAAAGGTTGCTATCAAGGCACATTTGTTCTCTTCCCACAGTATACTTACCTGAAGGCAACTCCCCAGAACTGTTCTTGAACTCCAAGGGCCTTTGAACCCATGGCTCTTCCCCTTGCTCTAGACAGGAGATCACTTTGGGTTTGGGGAGCACAAATAATGCtgtgaaatggaaaaaaggaCGTCAAGGACTGGGAACCCAACTAGCCACTCAATAATTGTCCACCAACTCTACAGTATTTCAGTAAAAGCAAAGAGCAGTTTACAGTGCATTACCCGAACGGTCAGACGGGTAGACTCTACTATCTGGTTTCAGGTTTATACTATACTGCACTTCTGGGTGGATACACAAAGTGGAGAGTGAAAATAAACCTAAGCTGGATCCATGGAGATGATAAAGGGCATGGGAACTTCTCTACAGTGCCCTGTCAACAAGATTACCCTATATTCAACAAGGCTGAACCAAACCCCAGAGTCTACAAGGAATGTAGGTTAGCCCTATTAGTTCCTTAGGACTAGCCCAAGTCTAGCTAAGCAAGGTGAACATCAGTGGGCTGCATGTAGTATGCACTAATGGTTCCTGTCACAGTAACAGTAGCTTTGTAtttagctcttttttaaaaagaatatattttatttttatagagagAGTGAACAGACAGGTGCACAAGTGCACAAAtcgggggaggggaaaaggaagagaatctctaagcagactcccctccgcctgtggagcctgacacagggttcaatctAATGGCCCataagattgtgacctgagctaaaatcaagagtcaaaggtttaaccaactgagccacccagggatccctgcTTTTTACTTAGCTCTTGTGCACCACATATTGGATTAGGAAAGATTTCCCCCCATTCCTATAGCTCACTGGTTCTTGTCCAGATGGAAAAAACATACCAGAATTCCTTAAGGAAACCTTTCTAAATATACACCAGCAAGCTGTGGAAGTACTCAGCACTCAGTCGTTCAGTCAGTCTGTACTGACTGGATAGAATGTGCCAGGAACGCTCTTTGGGCTAACAATATAGTTAGTGGTAACTAAGCCAAAGCAcccttatgttaaaaaaaatcctttttttttttaaagatttttatttatttgacagaaagagagagagcacacaagcagcagAAGGTATaggcagagggacggggagaagcaggctcctcgatgagcagggtgcccaatgcagggttcgatcccaggaccctgagatcatgacctgaaccgaaggcagacacttaaccgactgaaccatccaggctcccctaaaGCGCCCTGATCTTATGGGCATTTGCTCAACAGTGATAAATAAACGAAGTTGTCAGCACACAGCAAATATTCTGTGGAAAACTAAAGCAGGACAACCCAGCATTTTAAGATTCTGCTTCTCTGAAGCTTCTTCGGAGGAGGTAGTAGGGAAGGCCTCTTTGAAAAACTGGAATTGCGGCAGGAATGTAGAAGTGAGTTTCGCCATGGGGCAGAAAAGTGCgccaggcagaggaaaggggaaagtagAAACGACCATGGCAatttcaagaaacagaaagaccAGCGAGGCTCAAGGGGACTGAGCGAGGGCATAAGTGGCAGCaggtgagggaagggaggggagtggggtcaGATCCCGGAGGACCTGAAGCACTTCAGGAAGGTGCGGATTTTATTCAGAATGTGGTGAGAATTCACCATATGGTTTACAATGGGAAATGTCATGATTTgaccaggtttttaaaattttttttgttttaaagattttatttatttgtcagagagagagagagggagacagagcgagcacaggcagacagaatggcaggcagaggcagagggagaagcaggctccctgctgagcaaggagcccgatgtggatcccaggacgctgggatcatgacctgagccgaaggcagctgcttaaccaactgagacacccaggcgtcccttgaccaggtttttaaaagattccagCTGCTCTGTGGAAAAGAATGTGCGACAGCAGGAGGCAGGGCCACCGGTCAGAAAGTGCCCAGGTCAGGCAGTTACACACGCTGCGGGTTTAAGCCAGGACGCTAACAGCACCAGGAAATGAGGCATGGCTGTGCTTGGGCTACACTGTGATGAAGCCTGAAGGACAGTGACGCATTAGCACGCGGTATGAGGGCGAGATCACAGTAAAGGATGACCCCATGTTCCTTCCTCGTAGCTGCTGGGTGAAAGCTCTTGACTGAGAAGAGAGATCCATGAAAACAGatttggggaaggagaaaaaataaatcaagacatCCACATAGCACACGGAGTGAGCACCTGGACAAAGCTAACCAAGGGAACTGGATACACCTTTCTCCTGTCCACCTTTCTCCTGTCCACACACCATCTAGTTGAAAAGCCATTATCGGAACACAGCCTCTCAGGGGAGTACATTCCCAGTAAGCAGAGAACATGACAGATTACTCAACTTCTACCcaatgggagagggagggtcTTTACCTAGAGAGATGACAGTCTCATAGTTTTCCCGCATTACATCATTGTAGAGGGCCTTCTGAGTGGGATCCAGTAACTCCCATTCTTCCTGGGAAAAATACATGGCCACTTCTTCAAATGTCAACAAGCTCTAAAGAAGACAATGGGCTTCAGCTCAGTACTTGTACTACAGAAGCAGCTCTACCATCTGGGCACTCAAGGAATTAatagcacattctttttttttttttttttttaaagtaagaaagcaacaaaggaaaaaaccaaGGGATCATCAAAAGCCTAGGAGATGCCAGTCCCCCAGGGAGAACACTGGGGCTGATATGCCTGTGAGCTGGGCAGTGTGTGTCCTGGGCAGCAGGGAAAGACAGCCCTTAATAGCTGGATCGCACAGCTCACCTGGGACTCAGGCAACACGAGCTCAGGTGCCACTGTCCAGTCTTTGGTGTCTGTCTTCTCAGAAAAGGCTAGGATGTGGTGAACAGGGACAGCTGTGGATAGAAAAGAACCAGCAAAAATTTCTCGTACTTTTGTCTATGAACACCCTTACCTCATTTCTAAACCACAGAAGATCCTGTTTCCTTTAGTACATGTGGGACATATTCACAAATGTTAAGTGATACCAACTGGTGGCCCTGTCACAGTAAACAAGAATCGAGCACGTAATTACCCCTAAAGCAATTCCCCAGTTTACTGTCTTCAGTTTTCATATAGTCAATAAAAGGAAATCTTACTTTTTCTTATGTAAAGTGTTTTGAGTTAGGCAAAAATTAGAGgtgtttaaaaatgtagaacTCAGGCTCAATGTGCCAGCAATAGAAACGGAAAGGTAGAAGTTAGTTTGATGAGTACAAGCAACAGAAAAATCACTGGGAATAAAGACAACTGAAGAAAAACACCAATGGAAAGACGAGGCAGGAAGGTGAGTAGCAGTCACATCTTATAGGCTCCTGGGTACCTCGGTAAGGAATATGGATGTGTGAGAAGACGTCCAAAGATTTACATGAAATTTCATGATTTGATGAGGACTTTAAAACAGTAAAGGACAAGACACGATTGCACTCTGCCTGCACTACGAAGGTGTAGCCAAATGGAGAGTGATGCATTACTAGTGGGTTGTGATGGCAAGATTATGGCTAAGGATGACTCTATTTCTCTGCTGTGACATTTTGAATAAATGATGGTAACTTGTATGGGGATAGGAACGGTAAAAAAGGAACAGatttggagggaaggaagggatcAAGAATTTTAGGACAAGGAATGACCTTGTGCACTTGGAGAAAGCACCCCAGGTGATCTGGATACATCTTTCCCCTGTCCACACACCATCTAGTTGAAAAACAAGCCATTATCGGAACACAGCCTCTCAGGGGAGTACATTCCCAGTAAGCAGAGAACATGACAGATTACTTCTATCcaatgggagagggagggtcTTTACCTAGAGAGATGACGGTCTCATAGTTTTCCCGCATTACATCACTGTAGAGGGCCTTCTGAGTGGGATCCAGTAACTCCCATTCTTCCTGGGAAAAATACATGGCCACTTCTTCAAATGTCAACAAGCTCTAAAGAAGACAATGGGCTTCAGCTCGATACTTGCACTACAGAAGCAGCTCTACCATCTGGCCCATGGTAGACCCTGGGCACTCAAAGAATTCATAGCCACCCccttcattttaaagaattttttaaaaatttatttatttgacagaggacgAGAGATAGcaaaagaaagcatgagcagggggtggaaATGGAAAGGGTAAATAAAGcacatgggcctcaatcccaggaccttgggatcatgacctgagccaaaggcaaacatccaaccaactgagccactgagatgccccacttttttttttttttttcttttaagtgagaaggcagaaaggaaaacCAAGGGATCATCAATAGCCTAGGAGGTGCCCAGTCCCCCAGGCAGAACACTGGGGCCAACATGCCTGTGAGCTGGGCAGTGTGTGTCCTGGGCAGCAGAGAAAGGCAGCCCTCAACAGCTGGATCGCGCAGCTCACCTGAGACTCAGGCAACAAGAGTTCAGGTGCCATTGTCCAGTCTTTGATGTTTGCCTTCTCAGAAAAAGCCTAGGATCTGGTGAACAGGCACAGCTGTGAATAGAAAAGAGCCAGAAGAAATTTCTCTCACTTCTATGAACAATCTAACtctatttctaaaatacagaCAATACCAATCTTTTCATCAGAGACAGTATACATTTGCTACTGTGTATGGTGTCTTAAAGTAGCCTTCTCATTGCAAAGAAGAGCCAAATTACCAACTGACACCTAAAATAGGATCTCTGTTTTTCAGGAGTGACTTACTGAAAGAAAAACCCTTTTTAGTTTCCTCTCATGAAATAAATGGTTCTCAATCAAGCAAAAgtcatacatatttaaaaatgaagtactcAAGGAACTCAGTGCATAATAAAAGATAAgatcttttatcattatttttttcctagacaCAGTTCTATTCATATTCTGTTACTGATAACCCATTTCTGATCTCAATTTCTTCTGTACTTTATGAGAATGAGATGGCTCCTATTCTCTTTAGTTTTCTAAAGGAGAGTTCATGGTGTTATTACTGGAGTTCAGTGGTATAGATACCTCTGTATCACAGGCCAATGTTCAACTTCACCCATAACTGGTCTACTCTATCGATAAACACCCAGGAACCATTGTAATTGTTTATATGTCTATTTACAGATCTACAGTTCTCAACTCATAAAAAATACAACATTCTGATTGCAAAAATTCCTATCAGTTCCTAGGAATTAGTAATTATGTTCTGCCCTGTCTCACATACAAGTTCAGTTTCCTTACGAGAATTCTAGCTCAGTTGTTCTCACAGCCCCTGGTGTATACTCCAAAATTCATCATGGGACACGTCCACTGGCAGTGACTCTCATGCCTTCGTCTTGAAGCCTATGACATCTCCAGTTGGAAGAGCACGGCCTCTTTTCCAAGCTCCCGACTGTACCCTACAAATAAATAATCACCTATTATGAGAAAACTTATGTTTAGTTAGGGGGTAagtgatagaaaaagaaaaaaacctgagtaGAGATGGCAGGAAGTatgaaacactaaaaaaaatgactgaaagaTGAACAGAGATATTGGACCACGAATTTCCCACAAGGTATTAACTACAAAATGTGGGGCAATTACCATAACAAAAAAAGTTGTGGCAACTGCTAGCTCTGAGCCAGTGGCTCCCACCCATTTGCATGCAGCAAAGCACAGACAAGCAGGGTTGCATAGACTATGTATACTCACGCTGTCTTGACAGGTTTTCTCCTTGACTTAGAAGCCTCTCTAAGTGGTTTCCTGTTTTATACTTTTAGGGTTTTCACCCATTACCACCTATGATGGCAACTGAGACCATGTATTGTCAGGAATATAATTAAGTAACAGATCTTCTTCATAAAACACTGAGAACAGGACAAAAAATGCGCATCAGTAAGAAAGTCACATGAACTTTACTATCCACTACTCCTaactggagaaaaatgaacactgagaacaggaaaaaaaagtacacatCAGTAAGAAAGTCATATGAACTTTACTGTCCACTACTCCTAAGGggagaaaaatgaatagaaaaatctaccttcctttcctttttttttttttttttttttttgaagattttacttatttgagtgagagagagaaagagccagcagggggaaggacagagggagcagcatACACTCTGATAaaaagggagcctgacatggggctccatctcagaagccccagatcacaacctgagccaaatgctgccacataacccactgagccaccaaggggcacgtcctttccttttaaagaatcCATTGCCAGACCCTTTCTTCTTCGATTATCCACTTGAAATAATGCATAGCTCATCGATAGACAAATACCCACTGAGGACTTGGTCTTTGTTTGCAAAAGTAATGATTCAAGAAAGGTTAGCAGTGAGACCATTTACACCCTCTGGCTGCAAGAGGCATGGGGATTCTCCAAAGACTTCACTGTTGTGCTTCCGACCCCAGCTACCTGACGCCAAGGAAGGATCAAGGGAATATTCTGAGTTCCTCTTAAATGTGAACGTGTCATCCCAGTCTTCTGTCTCTAGCAAGGGGGTCCAACTTCTCTGACCCTTCATCCTCTTGTGAAGATGAAACCCTCAGTGCGTGGAACATTCCAGATTCTCCTTTCCACTC
The sequence above is a segment of the Mustela lutreola isolate mMusLut2 chromosome 17, mMusLut2.pri, whole genome shotgun sequence genome. Coding sequences within it:
- the LOC131819280 gene encoding zinc finger protein 75A-like isoform X1, producing the protein MAPELLLPESQSLLTFEEVAMYFSQEEWELLDPTQKALYSDVMRENYETVISLAVPVHHILAFSEKTDTKDWTVAPELVLPESQSLLTFEEVAMYFSQEEWELLDPTQKALYNDVMRENYETVISLALFVLPKPKVISCLEQGEEPWVQRPLEFKNSSGELPSGSKVKSDTENHQPVYLSDLEIQVPGDTVSKKTRVKVPQKTTGKENHGDAHRMGKWHREFPVNQTKELSIWEEELQRLMDLHKKARAVEKPFTCQECRKNFRLTSDLTKHKKIHTEVKPYKCQHCGKSFRGKSDLNKHITIHQGIKPYKCSWCGKSFSQNSNLRTHQRTHTGEKPFMCYVCGKKFSQNSHLSKHRRTHM
- the LOC131819280 gene encoding zinc finger protein 75A-like isoform X2, translated to MAPELLLPESQEEWELLDPTQKALYSDVMRENYETVISLAVPVHHILAFSEKTDTKDWTVAPELVLPESQSLLTFEEVAMYFSQEEWELLDPTQKALYNDVMRENYETVISLALFVLPKPKVISCLEQGEEPWVQRPLEFKNSSGELPSGSKVKSDTENHQPVYLSDLEIQVPGDTVSKKTRVKVPQKTTGKENHGDAHRMGKWHREFPVNQTKELSIWEEELQRLMDLHKKARAVEKPFTCQECRKNFRLTSDLTKHKKIHTEVKPYKCQHCGKSFRGKSDLNKHITIHQGIKPYKCSWCGKSFSQNSNLRTHQRTHTGEKPFMCYVCGKKFSQNSHLSKHRRTHM
- the LOC131819280 gene encoding zinc finger protein 75A-like isoform X3 is translated as MAPELLLPESQSLLTFEEVAMYFSQEEWELLDPTQKALYSDVMRENYETVISLAVPVHHILAFSEKTDTKDWTVAPELVLPESQEEWELLDPTQKALYNDVMRENYETVISLALFVLPKPKVISCLEQGEEPWVQRPLEFKNSSGELPSGSKVKSDTENHQPVYLSDLEIQVPGDTVSKKTRVKVPQKTTGKENHGDAHRMGKWHREFPVNQTKELSIWEEELQRLMDLHKKARAVEKPFTCQECRKNFRLTSDLTKHKKIHTEVKPYKCQHCGKSFRGKSDLNKHITIHQGIKPYKCSWCGKSFSQNSNLRTHQRTHTGEKPFMCYVCGKKFSQNSHLSKHRRTHM